The genomic window aTTCTCCAGTTCATTTCTTGTTAAGTACTCACCctactcacacttagcgatgcactgcaaggaatGCACATGCCAACCGAAATTTTACGACACAagaataattgacaggcacaacaagcagacgacgagagaaataatggaagcgtatagaataaagaaaggaggggacagttgcgtcagccaagcgtcagttctactaacagatgcggaatttgcttttttggacgtcacataacccagtgtttttctctgtgttaggttttttttcttatttcttggtacgtgtttgtttccgattgtttgcgcgtgcatattttgtaatatcacgtttttgatgatgacaggggaagttgggAGTGACGCATATGCGTGTGATGtctttattagtgttcgcttcgaaataaaaatttcagttgctagtaagcgcttgtctgtgtcctctctgagtgtgtgtattttttgcgcttgtctcatcatgaaccattaccaacacgcccaactggcagtcagaTTTAATATTGATCTGTATTTCATACACAATCACTTATAATAGAGCGAGAAATAAGTAACTCTGCAAACCACAGAATAGTTTTCGGAATTCTGGGAAGTGTGTATAATTGCATCTCATGAACAGATTTCTCCTCAACAGTCGTCAGAATAACGTAGTCGCATACCCTGATTACTCAAACAGCTAGCTCGGTCTGCCATCATGCCATAAAGGTATTGTTCACTTCACACAGCAGCACTGCTGATAGCATTAGtttacaacaacaaaaagaaaacgccagaagGTAAAAACGAATTGTTTCGATTGCGCATGTCACTTGGTGGCCCACGTGATAATTAAACGCCCTTTGCCTCAGGGAAGCAACGATCTGTCTCGCACGTCATGTTCACATCCAGATTGATGCTACTGCGGGGTAAGCAGTGGTGGAAAAAATTTATTCTTCAGGTGGCTATTTGAACTGGTACTTACAAGCGTGACAGCAGCACAGTTGCCAGGGTGTTGCACGTATAGTGGAAACGCGGGGGCGCTTACTGACGCGTGTTGAACTTGCTTCTCATGAGAGCTTCTATTCGTCCAATAGTGCTTCAATTTCGCAGAGGCGTAGAGCCCACATGACTAATTTTCGTGATAGCCGACTGGGTCGAGGTGTGCAGTGCAGTATCGTCAGAAGGCGATCGTGGCACAGTTACCCTCCCCATTATTCCCTTCATTGCTGGGCATTTACGCACGACAGGCACTGTCACGCATTTAGTCTCTGTTGGGCAAATCATTCATCCGTTGgtttaagggccaaacctcataagcgcgaaaatgcacgcgacagtgacgagcgacgctatgagcgacgaaacagggcgttcgcgcgacgtgtcgcgtgctcgttttcgcgcgattgcttggttctccagatttggaaaccatcgctcatcgcccggaagtgctgggctcaagcagccaatagcgaaataccggaaaagacaaagactacataggtgcacgtgaccctgcccgagtcacgtatgcgcaacaagaaataacgcaatgtttattacgcatgtgcatataaaaaagtgctgcaaggcaataataaacactttccgttttaTTACACAagaatatatcttatttttaaattgcataccgctcgctacgtggttttcttggtgcgagtagacggcctcatgccagcaacagtggaattcgctcgccaaagccgtcgcgtgaatgaggtttgcctgcgctagcgactgatcgcgtgAAGTCGATCTACGTCgtgtcgcttgtcgctgtcgcgtgcattttcgcgcttatgaggtttggccttaactGCTGGTAGTCCAACTTTCGGCTTATAGTGCAGACACTATCTGAAATCAGCAGCAGTTTCTCAGCTAGCCTCATCTTTTTTTTCCAGTGAAACGGATTGCCGACATTATTCCCCAAAACATGAATATAAACAATGTGATTAAATATGAACAACTACACACAAGAAGATCTAACGTAACGGCTGTGGTGGTATTCTCGGGCGAGCACATTCGAGATATTTTGCGACACTCGATTTTAAATTAAGCACGCACcaacaggaaaaaaagagaaaagctgTCAGCAGCTACCCTGATGCGTCCGACACATATACCCATTCTGGGCGCGAAACAATTCCATCTTTCTAAAGGAATCGATCGTGAACAACGCAACAAGATATGCAATTACGCTGTCGTATACGTTTCATAAGCGCGACATGATTGCGAGGCACGCTGCAGAGTATTTGTGGTAACTTCGCATTTTTTTAACCTGCTGCACATGCATTGTCTTTAACCTTCGTCGGAGTGCGGCTACCATAGCTTAGAATTGAACCCGGCAGCGCGACACTATAACAAACCTCATCAAAGTGTGTACGCTGCTGAGATTGCAGACACTGTTGGCGATTCTACTGTAAAAACAAATGCTTAGCTTTTCATTGTTTTACTACGAACATCATTGATACTGCTTCTGTCATTTATTTCAAGCGTGAGACAACCAAAAAGTTAACGCTGGCAGTGCAACGGCGTTGAAGCGAGCGCGTGTTATGTATACGCGTGCCACACCAAGATTCGAagagtccttgccgtgacgtcacgcaAGACTCCCACCAGGCAGCGCCACTCCTACTTCTCGGGGCTAATCGAAGCTATTGGAGAACGTTGGCACGTTCATGAGCAGAACTGCGTAATTAGTCATGGAGGCAATTGGCAGCAGCGCTGTAGCCGTCTGAGCGGGGCTTGTGAGACTTGTAAGCCAAGCGACCTACCCCCGTactcagaaacgctcctcgactcgcattccatccttcacttgactgagttgagaactgcgccactgctcgactgaaattaAAGTTGCACTTCTCAAGAATTGCTGCATattattgccgatatgcagtgacccGGTCCaccaagagacggcgctcccatcgactttttcGAGTCGAGGATAGGCCTTGAGTTAAGGAGCGTTTCTGAACACGGGGGTTAGCCAATTTTCTCGGTGAACCTGCAACATCTAGTATGGAACAGCAGAATGCACATCTGGCAAGCTCGGAcaactcgcttgctggatttcgtgccaaccagctgtgcccccgtgatctccgacgacagcgcagctccggTCGACTGGGCTCCTTCTACGCCATCTCCGGCCGCTAACATGAGCTCTCACTGAGTGGTGCCttatcctcggactcctgcgaccgttttCATCTTTGctattttctctttacttccgtcgctcactgtccctgcgccttgctctctccttcctctctcgaTATATACAGTTCATCCTATCCTTTTTgtctctccttacccccattccttgtgagctactgttgaagtgttgcactctgatgcagactgttacggggctcacttttctcttcttttatctTTAGGAATCACACAATAAAAGAAATCTCAGACCCGGAAGGGCCACTTGCACTCCGAGATCATGTCCGGCAGGCGGCTAAGGCCAGCCGACCCCAGGACTTAGGGCCCCAGCTATAAAAGCTGCATGATCCACTTCTCCCTTTTCCCCGTGAAAAATGTTTCTATGTATCGTTTCAATGGTTCTCAGAAAATAGAAAGGGGATAATGCGTACTCGCGACGAGTAGCAGCGTAACTAAAAGCGTAGCACTTCACCGTAAAAATTGAGCCAGCAACTTCGTCAAGTACCCTCTATCTGCTACAAAAATATcataaaaatattaaataatcTAAATGATTCTCAGCGTAAACGACACCTTTTATCTGTACCTTTAATGCAATAATCGCAACTTAAAATATCTATGAAATATTTCGTCACTTTAAGACCGACATAAAAGCACGTGATTACCCATGAATATTCATATAGCCAAAATACTTGAATCAGTAGTTTTGTTCATTATTATCTTACCTTGCCGAAGCAGTCAACAAGGAGGCTTGATGCTCTTGAGTAGAAATCCCGCGCTCGGTGGGTCAATTCAGATTTGACAATGCCTGGATGCACACAGTTCACCGTAATACCTGCGTCGAATGTTCAATGATATTGTTTCGATTGGGTCGTTAACATTAAAGAATGTTGAATAAAAGCTATATTGCACGTAGCAAAAGTGCATAATTTTAAGTAATATATGCATGCGGTAAAACCAGCTAGCAGTCAGGTAACTTGGGATCAAATGTACTGCTGcataataaaaagagaaaaatctGAAttgttgattgatgtgtggggtttaacgttccaatacAACCATAtgggtatgagagacgccgtagtggagggcttcggaaatttcgaacacctggggttctttaacgtgcacccaaatctgagcacacgtgcctactacacttccgcctccatgaaaaatgcagccgcctcagcctggatttgatcccgccacctgcgagtcagcagccgagtaccttatccgcTAGACAACCGCGGTAGGGCGAAAAATTCTTAGTTGCTTAAAGCCATCATGGCAGCTCATTTTTGGGCCTAATTTCATTTGGGTGGATTAATTCTTGAGCGTTTACGAATAAGCTGGGGAAGGTCTAGCGTACTTGGTCGGGTATTCGAATAATTATTGAGTATTCTCACAAACAAGCAAGTGCCCAGAGAGTCGGCGAACACTAGGGCACTCACAAGTCGTGAGGTAATAAGCAGCGGGCTGTGCGAGCGTCTGGATTTCGGCGAACTATGTTTTCTCTGCGTCAGTTGGGCTTAAAATCAATATATTTGAGATTACTTCTGTTTAGCACTGAAATTGAACGATTTGCAGCGTCTGAACTGGTGGTAGAAGGCCATGGAAAAGCTGTTTGCGACAGGTAACGTAGCATGTGTATTGTTGCGTGGTATTTACAACCAAATGTGTGACATGTGCGGATGATGGGTTGCATTTGCAACCGGAAGCATTGAGGCCCTGTTCTGCGCTGAAATATTCGCTCATGGCCAACTTTTTATAAACGTACAGGCATAATAGAACCTACGCTTCTAGTTTTAAGTGAAAGCTAGAAATTGTTGAATGATCGAGTCATGGCTTCTTAAAGAAAAGCAGAGAGAGTCAGAGAGAGTCTTTATTAGAAAAACTGAGATTTTGGCCGGTGTCTATATACCGCTGACATGCTACTTTTTGTATATTAATGGGGATGGGACTAAAACGTTCCAGGAGAGGAAAAAAATAACAGTACCAAAGTTTTTAACCATTCTTACTGGTCATGAAATTTCTGCGCAGCTCAATGGGAGTGCGTCATATACCGCCCACACTTTTCATGCCGTGGCGCTGGCGTAGCTGGATGGGCGACGAGAAAACTGGCTGCTTAGCCAAGTGTAGACCATAGATGGTTAAAGCGACTAACTTCAGTGAGCGGCTCCGAACGGCTCAGCCTAATAAAGTGAACCGGTTATGTTCAGTGGCTCACTCGTTCCCCAGGGGTCGGTTAATATGTGTACCTCCAATATGACGCCTCACTTCGTGACGTCCGATTGGCCGTGCCAAATGCCATTTTATTTAATTACTTGGCGAGGGAGATTCAGAGCTACAAGTTTCATCAAAGGGCATGCTGCATCTGCCATAAAACAAAAGATTGAACTGCACTCACAACACAAAAAGTATTTCGCCTCATTTTATTGCCGTTTTCGAAAATCTTCATTCCTATGAAATGTAGTGCGAAACAGGCTCAAGCGATTAACAGATTAACCACACATTAACATACATGCACAGCAAGAAAAATTTGTTCGCAGGTACAGTATAATAAAAATTTCAAATATGTGTGAGTTCCACATCCTGCGATCATTTTACATatgttcttcttcatttcaacaatTTATCGAGTTAGCGGCTGCACTGCAACGCAATAGACACGCTATCAATACTTGGAATGTTGGAGGCTGGCATATATTATGCTTTCGCACTGACTAGATATTTAGGACATTAAAATATAAGCACAAACATTCACATAAACCTTCGATGGAGACATTACGTGAAATATTTCTGAATTACCAATGCATTTATACATTTAAAATATTTCTTCAAGTTGTACTACATTTCGCAGTATGCCTTTGCGTATGGTTAGCTACCATGCTTTTCCTAATTATATTGTGTTTATAATATTGTCTCTATTAGTTTACTGACACAATTACACGTttattattgctgttgttttcttgTACTAGTAGTATTACAAAATCTTTTCTGTAAAGAAAGTTAAGTATTAAGCTAATGCTTGTTTGTTGTTAGAAATGTGTTCATTCAAAAATAATTCGCTGTTACGCTTATACAGGTATTGTTATACGCTTtgcttttgtaaatattttttctATCATGTGCCATTATGACTTGTACATTCGGTGCAaatattttgagctttcacttgttgcCATGTGATTGGTCGTCTGGGCCTTAGTCAAGCTGTTTCATTACAGCTTTCAGCTCAGGAGACCATTCAGAATGTAATGTTTTCATTTTATTCTGGAAAATATAGataaagaaagaaggagagaaaccacattcatactatcaattaggtaataaataaatgctcagaatatagccaaccactatacatagccttcatagattacaagaaagCGTTAGATcgagtagaaatatcagcagtcatgccgacactgcggaatccGGGCGTcaacaaagcatatataaacatcctggaagaaatatacaggagaTCATTTGCtgtcatagtgcttcataaagaaagcaacataataccaatcaagaagggtgtaaggcagcgggatacaatctccccaatgctatttaccatagtgcttacagcaggttttcagaagcctagaatgggaacagttagggataagagttaatggagagtaccttagtaacctgcgcttcgccgatgacattgcattgctgagtaactcaggggacgaacagcaccttatgattacggagttagacaaggagagcagaaaggtgggccttaaaagtaatctgcagaaaacgatagtaatgtacaacaacttcgaaagaaagcagcgctttgagatagataacagtccacttgaagttgtaaaagactatgtcttctTAGGGCAGGTATACATGTTGTCTTTCCGCAAAAATAAGCGTCGCTTCAAAATTGGCGCCTTTATCATCTCACTCGCCGGTTTATTGGCGTCCTATTTGCCTTATTTCACAATGCGAGGCAATGCCTAAAGTTAGTTAGTATCAAGTTATAAATGCAGGAGGTCCATTTATAATGTGTAGTGGCAGGCTTACCCGTGTCAGCCAGTTTTCGTGCCAGCTCCATCGTGAAAAGGGCCACGTAGAGCTTTGTCTTCGGGTACACCTGGATTCGACGGTATTGTTGGAAGCCCAtgtcagcgtcgaaagtcgcAAACCAGTGAGCAAGGAAGCCCACATTTATAATTCGGCTTGGCGAGCTCTTCTTAAGAAGCCCTTGAAAAACATAGATACCTTTAAAGCAATCATAATAAGAATTTGCATTGTAGATGGATGCACAGTAGAGGATGAAATATGAATGCTTAGAAGAGAAAGTGGAACGCCACTTTATTTATGAGCGCTTCGTCGGCATTACATCGTAATAAGAAGCGGAGTGATTATAAAAACTTACCCAGAAGCAGGTTTGTCAGCAAGAAATGACCCAAGTAGTTCGCTTGGAATGTCGTCTCGAATCCATCCTCTGTCTCCGTTCTTGTTGGCGGAGCTGCACATTTCCAAATTAAATGGTTACATGCAATGAAGATATGAAATTCTGAATGCGCTCTTATGATTTAGCGTATTAAATTTCTGCTGTGGATGTACTGTGTTCCTTCACGTGTCTAGAAAAAAAGACTAATCAAGAATAAAGTTAATCGGTGACGTTTAGAGGTAGTCGAATGGTTTGGCATCGTACGCTGTGTTCTATGAAATTATGCTTAGTGTACACCCACATAGTACTTATAGGGATTACTTTTTTAATCACAGATGCACGAAATAAATTACATATGATGAACCTTTGGTTTTGTGAATCACTTCGTAGAAAATATGACAATACAGGctgcccattcccaacttctaggTAGCACCTAGTATGCTTAATTTTACTCAACTAGCTTCACATACTGAACTAAATAGTGCTCAACATAGGCTTACATGCTGTTTACAAGCTTACTTATCCGACAAGACCTATTGGTTATTCGGACACTATATACCACAGTACTTAGAGTATAAACATCGATTCATGCTTGCATCCAGGTCCAGTGGGTCGAGGTCCTGCATTCAGGCCTCAGACCAAGACGCCAGGGCTTAGTCGAGAGTCGCCGACCGATCGGTCCTCCTGCAACATGCAGGCAAGCGACGCCTCTCACTGCTCTCCCTTTATGGCTGATTCTGACATAACAATGCAATGCGGTCAAGAGATGGCCGCCGGCAAACCATGGGGAATGGCTGGGATGCATCGTGTGGTATATGGTGTGTAGTGAAAGCAATTGTacaaggggggggggcaatagtTCCAAGGCCATTGTCCCATGCATGTATGTTCATGGCAGCGAGGCCTGGGAACGTTTTTTCCACCATACATATTCTCAGCTTGCGCAAGTTGATCATCTGAGCTGAGTAACAGCATGGATATGCAAAGCTATATCGTTGCTTCCGAGTCTTTCTGAATGTATACATTTTGCTAAATTAGAGAGTGTAAACGCAAGCGGTTAGTTACTGAGATGCTATATTCTCCAGTGAGGTGGTCCACATTCTCGTGCCCGTCACTCCGGCGTGCGCCGGACACCTTGAACTAGCATGGTGACCCATGCGATTTCTGTTTAGGATATCTTAGGGACGTAACGCAGGGTGCCTGCTATAGAGAGGCGGCATGCTGACTGTAAGTTGGCAACTATATTAAAGCTGGATGCCCTCGTACTCAGCGTCCTGTGAAGTCTCTCAATTTTTATCACAAATCTGTATAAAAGCACGCAATCTGCATGCAGATCAATTGGATTTTAGTATGCTGACCGAGAAGAAATTTTGAAATTGCACAATTTGATAAAGTTGCAATCACGACCGTTTTGTGCAGAACAGACAGCCTTAGCCTTGCGTTTTCCTGCACCGATGTTGACGCTGGAAAGCGCTTTATGCATTGTTCAGAAGCCCAATTTTTTCTGTTGCGAATAAATCTGAATGCTTGTTAATGCATTTTTAACGCATTAGCAGTCGCCAGCTTGCTCCCCCCTGTTTCCTCTGTAATCTTGTGTGTCTGTGTaggcaaataaataaattgacATCATTTGAAAATTTACATTTTGGCATATGAAGAGACACATTAAGCACTTGATTTGAAACTTGATTGATATTGTCAGGAGCATTATCACTACCTTTCGAGCTAGCATTTTTGATGCAGTGCACATGGTCTTCCGCAGGTGCATTTTTGGTATCTGCTCTAAGTTTGTGCTAAAACGCACTGATGAAGATGTCCGATAGATGTAATGTTCTTCACGAAGATAATGGTAATCAACTTAAGAGTTTCATCTATCACTCGTTACTTTTGGTTAATTGATCTCTCTATATGCCCTTAAGACAAGCTGCGCATACATATCTGGTAGGGCAGTGAAAGATTGCCAAAATGGCCACAAATATGCAAGCGATGACCTCTTTACGGTGAGTGTGTGCAAATATTCGGAAGCACGTCACGCAGCACGTGTTGCAAGACATGACTTCAAACGCCGTGCGCGCAGCTTTGAATGCTTACTGTGTGAACAACTAGCACTAATTTATTGTCATTGTGCCACGCATTGTTGCAGAGGAGACGTTATCATGTTCAACGATCACTTGGGGCACCGTGTTCTAGCACAGACTTTAATGTTGTTATTATTTTTCGCTCAAGACACGCACGAACAGGAAATAAAGTGGACATAAATTATCAGCCTACTATCTGATTCTATTTAGGCAGGTACCGAATTTGTGTGATCGCAGAATAAGCATATATTGCATAACACGctatctgtacagaaattcgcCAAGGACACATTACCTCATTTTTTTTGACGGGGATGTAATATCGAGGGCCTTGACATTATGTTACGTTATTCCCAGGTGGTCCGTCCTAAATCGCACATGAAGCGGATATTTTGGAAAATTACTGGAGCGCACATGGAAAGATACTTGATTTTTATACATAGACAGAAGAATATAGAAGCGTTTTGTCTTGGGCAGCAAGGTGACTATACGCTTTAGTTGGTACTAACATTCTGATAAGGGCTCTGCAGAATCATATTGTCATGTGGTCGTGATGCCGACGTAGACAACAGATGGCCATTCGAAGAGGAAGCTCTTCGTTTGCCGGAACTTGTGGCCAGAAAATGAAAGGTCAGCCTACAGCCATACGAATTTACACTGATAGTGTTGAAAACAGCTTCGGCCAAGGTCAATCTAATTAGTTGGCGACAGTCAGaacgaaaagtggtctgaaacTTATTGCGATAGACATCAACACCACTTGACGATTGAAGTGCGACTAGGTGAGGGGGTAGaaatattgaaaacaaaaaaaaaaactaattaaacGTTTATATTCAATACTTTAAATTTTATTTATTACGAAAATTTACTTTGACATATGGTATCGCGCCCTTTATGTTTTCGTTTGATTTCGGAAACAGCGGGCTAATGCAGACAGTCTGGTAACATGGCCCAACAGATTTGGGGGCGTatctagggtggctagaatggggaggtgtgaaaagcAGCCGCCGAAACCGATCCGcaaagcgcgccgatgccgcttggggcgctgcaTGCACCGGCGCGGGTAACATAGCGGAAGAAACCAACGAGACGCACGCACCGCTCTCCACAAAAAATTGCTCCCACGCTGTGCGGTGGTGACGCGTATTCGGTAAAATCATTTTCATCGAGCAAGTGTAGGGCAGTACATGGCACCTAAGCTCTTTAAAGTCTCATCTTTGAAAACCATTTTTGAAAAGGCCTTGATATGtttagtttaacgtccccaaaccaccatatgatcatgagagacgccgtagtggagggctacagaagTTTAGACAACCTGGAGATCTTTATCAATTATACTCCAAGATCAGAAGTTTGAATCAATGCGCCCGCGCTGGGGGAGCCAGAACATAATTTTAAGAAACCTCGTATTTGAAATTGACATGTCCTAAATCATTTGCTAAACATGGTTGTAGTACCATAATTTATCTTGCTAAGATAAACGTCAACCCAAGTGTTTGTCTGACAAGACACGAAGAATTGAATGTGGATGTTACACATTCTTTGAAGCGTTTAGGATGAACATTGTCCTACAGGCAACCTTACCTATTAACCACCTTAAACCACGAAGACATTGACACTTCATCCCTTCTTGTGCCATTGAGAACTTCCTATGTATCTATTTGAATATTGCCGTCATATATTCATATATTCGCCTTTGCAGAAGAGCTCTGACTTTTCTTTATAGCTACGTACACGAGTTTTGCGGTAATGTTTTCTACCATAAAAAACAGTAAGTACGACAAAAAACAACATGACTGCACTCTCGCGCTGCCGCACGGCAGCAAGACCATATACACGAGTAGTAATAATCAGTTGCAAACTGCTTATTTGAAGTTTGCACCATTATACTTTTTAGCAATATGTACGGCCCGGCCCGGGCCCGATGCTTTTCGGCGGCCAGCCAGCCCGGCCCGATGATGTATAGAGGACGGGCCGTCCAGGCCCGGCCCGGCGTCCCATGCCCAAGGCCCAGCCCAGCCCGACTTGGCCTCACTCGATGAATGACGCAATAAAGCACTTGGcaacagaaaaaatgaaaatgcattTATTAAAAAAGCATGCCGTCCACCCTGTAGCTTTTTTTCAATTGTTGATAAAATTCAAGACTGAGTGCAAACCCATTCGCAAATTATCATGCAGAAACAAAAGGTTGTCCATCGATTCGGGCTTCAATCGGGTACATCATTCCTGCATTACATACCTTGCAGCACCTTCTTGCAAGATCTTTCTTGCAAGTTTGGCAAGTTTTGGAtagttctttttttccctttctaaATCTTAAGAAGTTCTGATTCGGAGTACGCGCTTAGTAATTCAGTACGCAAGTACTCGCTAACTACATCCCGGGTTTCCTCCAAAAAAAGCACATATATGAACAACGAGAATTCTAACAcattatcttcttttttttgggggggggggggaggcttgaCTTGTGCTTTTTACTAGGCGCGAGCCCGGTCCGATAAATAAATAGGAAAGCTCGAGCCCAGCCCGGGTCCGAGGTGGAAAGATGTCGGGCTGCCCGAGCCCGGCGCGCGAGCTGAGTCCGGCTCGGGCTTACGGGCTACCCGGAGCACACGCACATCTCTAATACTTTTTGATATGAGAGTTTGTTAGAAAACTTCAAAATCATGTCAGCCGCATACTTAAACTATAAAGAAACATGAAGGCTGATTTCGATATTTCAGATTGTAGTGTCCCTTTGACGTTCCTCGCCGGAACTGGAGAAAGTTGACGGCAGGACCACACATTGTCAGAAGTTATTGAATAATGTTACTGATTTATTGAAGAAGTTATGAAATGACGTTATTGAAACTGCTCTATCATTGTCCGCCAAGATGCCGCACTGAACTCAGCTTGGATGATTCAAGGAAAATTGCGCGTCGGGTTTTGTTTGCAGATGCATGGTTTGGGGTAAGGTGCGAGAAACATTTTCTATGGCGCGCACTTACGCAAAATACCAGCGTTGTTGATAAGTACGTCGAGGCGCTCCTCCTGGGCGACCACCTGGGACGCGAACTGCCTGATGGAGGCGAAGGAGCACAGGTCGAGGCACATACACACAGGTCGCACGCCGGTGTCACGCCCAATCTCCTCCGCAGTTGCACGAGCCTTGTTGACGTCTCTGCAGGCCAGGATAACTCGAGCCTTGCGCCGACACAACTCACGGGCAGTCTCCTTGCCGATTCCTGTACTCGCAGAAAAATTGTAGTTTTATTATTAAGACTCGAGCACGTCTAAGTATTATGGAACTGCAGACATTGCACATGTTCTTAATATACAAACTGCTCGCACAATGCCCACAATTTTCTAAAGGTTGCACCTGGATCAAGTGAATCTGCCTTGAGATTTTGAATTTTATTTGTAGAAGCTGTCTTTCGACAATTCACCTGCATAGTATTTTTATTTTCCGTAAACACTTACCTCAAGACGTAAATTTTGCCAGCAACGGGGAAATAACGATATGTTTTGCATGGCACATGCAAACCATCCTTAAGGCTCGATTTCTAGGTTTATTTGAAATCATGCGGACAGATATCAGCCGTCCGGCTAGCACCGCTGACAAAGCTACCGACCGAAAAGAGGTGCTATTATTTTTCCTAGTCTGGAGAGGCTAGACGTGTTTTGAACAAGATGCTCTTCCGAAAAAAATCgacccatatctgcatgttaatctgcaaatgtcgtcgaaagacgatagtgttgcgtgtgtagagagtgaacagaacatttatttgatgttctgcgcaagaaaattggtgaatggtattctggaggcgctgcgttagagtgcctcgagcgtgcagtggagacgaacgagcgcattaaA from Rhipicephalus microplus isolate Deutch F79 chromosome 7, USDA_Rmic, whole genome shotgun sequence includes these protein-coding regions:
- the LOC119183136 gene encoding retinol dehydrogenase 13, with product MTLPSCLASIVLMVFAMAMFLKIYSLVTVGECRSTRDMSGKTVIITGANAGIGKETARELCRRKARVILACRDVNKARATAEEIGRDTGVRPVCMCLDLCSFASIRQFASQVVAQEERLDVLINNAGILPPPTRTETEDGFETTFQANYLGHFLLTNLLLGLLKKSSPSRIINVGFLAHWFATFDADMGFQQYRRIQVYPKTKLYVALFTMELARKLADTGITVNCVHPGIVKSELTHRARDFYSRASSLLVDCFGKSVEDGAQTSIHLAVSEEVEGVSGKMFADCKPTFAFGNEHDAQILWDISQKMVGLC